In Streptomyces seoulensis, the following are encoded in one genomic region:
- a CDS encoding LamB/YcsF family protein, whose amino-acid sequence MTMTGPVDLNADLGEGFGRWQLTDDEGLLSVVTSANVACGFHAGDAATMRRVCELAAARGVVVGAQVSYRDLAGFGRRAMDVPSAELTAEVAYQIGALEVFARAAGARVAYVKPHGALYNRAVRDEEQARAVVDGVLLAGARLPVLGLPGSRLLEAAEKAGLRAVPEAFADRAYTDEGTLVPRDRESAVVSDPETVVERSLDLARSGEVTALSGARIRVRARSLCLHGDTPGAVELARRVRARLASAGVPVEAFA is encoded by the coding sequence ATGACCATGACCGGACCGGTCGATCTCAACGCCGACCTGGGCGAGGGCTTCGGCCGCTGGCAATTGACCGACGACGAGGGGCTGCTGTCCGTCGTCACCAGCGCCAACGTGGCCTGCGGCTTCCACGCCGGGGACGCGGCCACCATGCGCCGGGTGTGCGAACTGGCCGCCGCGCGCGGGGTGGTGGTCGGCGCCCAGGTCTCCTACCGCGACCTCGCCGGTTTCGGCCGGCGCGCGATGGACGTGCCGTCCGCCGAGCTGACGGCAGAAGTCGCCTATCAGATCGGCGCGTTGGAGGTGTTCGCCCGCGCGGCGGGCGCCCGCGTGGCCTACGTCAAGCCGCACGGCGCGCTCTACAACCGGGCCGTACGGGACGAGGAGCAGGCCCGCGCGGTGGTGGACGGGGTGCTCCTGGCCGGGGCCCGGCTGCCGGTGCTGGGGCTGCCCGGCTCGCGGCTGCTGGAGGCGGCGGAGAAGGCGGGCCTGCGCGCGGTGCCGGAGGCGTTCGCGGACCGCGCCTACACCGACGAGGGCACGCTCGTGCCGCGCGACCGGGAGAGTGCCGTGGTCAGCGACCCGGAGACGGTGGTGGAACGCTCGCTGGACCTGGCCCGCTCCGGCGAGGTGACCGCGCTCTCCGGCGCCCGTATCCGGGTGCGGGCCCGCTCCCTGTGCCTGCACGGCGACACCCCCGGCGCGGTCGAGCTGGCCCGGCGGGTGCGTGCCCGGCTGGCCTCGGCGGGCGTGCCGGTGGAGGCGTTCGCATGA
- a CDS encoding GntR family transcriptional regulator, with translation MAEQWGQLADDRALLGRTSTAERVSDILRSRIAEGYFPPGTRLSEDSIGGALGVSRNTLREAFRLLTHERLLVHELNRGVFVRVLSVADVEDIYRTRALVECAVVRGLGEPPYALDRLAGAVAEGESAARESDWKSLGTANFHFHRELVALARSERTDELMRSVFAELRLAFHHVDHPRRLHEPYLARNRQILDALRAGDRTGAEELLSTYLADSLERVLEVYRHRVDGQ, from the coding sequence ATGGCAGAGCAGTGGGGTCAACTGGCCGACGACCGCGCCCTCCTGGGCCGCACCAGCACCGCCGAGCGGGTCTCCGACATCCTCCGGAGCCGGATCGCGGAGGGCTATTTCCCGCCAGGCACCCGGCTGTCGGAGGACAGCATCGGCGGCGCCCTCGGGGTGTCACGCAACACCCTGCGCGAGGCGTTCCGGCTGCTCACCCACGAAAGGCTGCTCGTCCACGAACTCAACCGGGGCGTCTTCGTCCGGGTGCTGAGTGTCGCCGACGTCGAGGACATCTACCGCACCCGCGCCCTGGTCGAGTGCGCCGTCGTACGCGGCCTCGGTGAGCCCCCGTACGCCCTCGACCGGCTCGCCGGAGCCGTCGCCGAGGGGGAGTCGGCGGCGCGGGAAAGTGACTGGAAATCGCTGGGGACGGCCAACTTCCACTTCCACCGGGAACTGGTCGCGCTGGCCCGCAGTGAGCGCACCGACGAGCTGATGCGCAGCGTCTTCGCCGAACTCCGGCTCGCCTTCCACCACGTGGACCACCCGCGCCGCCTCCACGAGCCCTACCTCGCCCGCAACCGCCAGATCCTCGACGCCCTGCGCGCCGGCGACCGGACCGGGGCGGAGGAACTGCTGTCGACCTATCTCGCCGACTCCCTCGAACGGGTGCTGGAGGTCTACCGCCACCGGGTCGACGGGCAGTGA
- a CDS encoding biotin-dependent carboxyltransferase family protein: MTDRALVVVRAGALTTVQDRGRPGHAHLGVPRSGALDPPAAALVNRLVGNSPDAAVLETTLDGCAVRARSAVTVAVGGAPCPVRVGGRPAPWGAPVRVASGEVLQVGTAVAGVRSYVAVSGGVAVEPVLGSRATDLLSGLGPAPLTDGTVLPLGPPTAAPARLDIAPQPAPPAGLVLRVTLGPRADWFTPRALGELTSRTYRVSPASNRIGLRTEGPALERARAGELPSEGMVWGAVQVPPDGLPLIFLADHPTTGGYPVVAVVHPADLPGAAQARPGTPLRFVAVRGTRR; this comes from the coding sequence GTGACGGACCGAGCGCTGGTGGTGGTGCGGGCGGGCGCGCTGACGACCGTGCAGGACCGGGGGCGGCCCGGCCACGCCCACCTGGGCGTCCCCCGCTCCGGCGCCCTCGACCCGCCCGCCGCCGCGCTCGTCAACCGCCTGGTCGGCAACTCCCCGGACGCGGCGGTGCTGGAGACGACGCTCGACGGCTGTGCGGTGCGGGCCCGTTCGGCGGTCACCGTCGCGGTGGGCGGGGCTCCCTGCCCGGTGAGGGTGGGCGGCCGCCCGGCACCTTGGGGCGCACCGGTCCGGGTGGCCTCCGGCGAGGTGCTTCAGGTGGGGACGGCGGTCGCGGGGGTGCGGTCGTACGTGGCGGTCTCGGGCGGGGTCGCGGTGGAGCCGGTGCTCGGCAGCCGGGCCACGGACCTGCTGTCCGGCCTGGGCCCGGCGCCGCTCACCGACGGCACCGTGCTCCCGCTGGGCCCGCCCACCGCCGCCCCGGCCCGCCTGGACATCGCCCCGCAGCCGGCGCCCCCGGCCGGGCTGGTGCTCCGGGTGACGCTGGGGCCGCGCGCGGACTGGTTCACGCCTCGGGCCCTCGGAGAGCTGACGAGCCGTACGTACCGCGTCTCGCCCGCGAGCAACCGCATCGGGCTGCGCACGGAGGGACCCGCGCTGGAGCGGGCGCGGGCGGGCGAACTGCCCAGCGAGGGCATGGTGTGGGGGGCGGTCCAGGTCCCGCCGGACGGCCTGCCCCTGATCTTCCTGGCCGACCATCCCACGACCGGCGGCTACCCGGTCGTGGCGGTGGTCCACCCGGCGGACCTGCCGGGCGCGGCCCAGGCGAGGCCGGGGACACCGCTGCGCTTCGTAGCCGTACGAGGGACCCGCCGGTGA
- a CDS encoding MFS transporter translates to MSTTPPPWLTAIPIQNAREEGPSGWFRALGPRGRRAFAGAFGGYALDSYDYFTLPLTMVALAAYFHLDSGQTGLFTTVTLVVSAVGGALAGMVADRIGRVRALMITVVTYAVFTVACGFAPTYETLLVFRALQGLGFGGEWAVGAILVAEYASARHRGRTLGVVQSSWAVGWGLAVLVYTLVFSFVGEDLAWRVLFWTGALPALLVVWLRRRVHDAPQAAAAREHSPERGSFAAIFRPGTAREPGLLRITLFASLLSAGVQGGYYTLATWVPTYLKTERGLSVVGTGGYLALLISGAFLGYLAGGHLTDKLGRRRTIWLFALLSAVCVLAYANIPPGAGTLLLVLGFPLGFCMSAIFSGFGSYLSELYPTPVRGTGQGFTYNTGRAVGAVFPTLVGFLADSWGVGAALAFGAAGYGLAALALFGLPETRGRDLV, encoded by the coding sequence ATGAGCACGACTCCCCCGCCCTGGCTGACCGCCATCCCGATCCAAAACGCCCGTGAAGAAGGCCCGTCGGGCTGGTTCCGCGCCCTCGGCCCGCGCGGCCGCCGCGCCTTCGCCGGGGCCTTCGGGGGCTATGCCCTCGACTCCTACGACTACTTCACGCTGCCGCTGACCATGGTCGCGCTGGCCGCGTACTTCCACCTCGACAGCGGCCAGACCGGGCTGTTCACCACGGTCACGCTGGTGGTGTCCGCCGTCGGCGGCGCCCTGGCGGGCATGGTCGCGGACCGCATCGGCCGCGTGCGGGCCCTGATGATCACCGTTGTCACCTACGCGGTGTTCACGGTCGCCTGCGGCTTCGCCCCCACCTACGAGACGCTGCTCGTCTTCCGCGCCCTCCAGGGGCTGGGGTTCGGCGGCGAGTGGGCGGTCGGGGCGATCCTGGTCGCCGAGTACGCGAGCGCGCGGCACCGGGGGCGCACCCTCGGCGTGGTGCAGAGTTCCTGGGCGGTCGGCTGGGGTCTGGCCGTGCTCGTCTACACGCTGGTGTTCTCCTTCGTCGGCGAGGACCTGGCCTGGCGGGTGCTGTTCTGGACCGGCGCGCTGCCCGCGCTGCTGGTGGTGTGGCTGCGCCGCCGGGTGCACGACGCGCCGCAGGCCGCGGCGGCCCGCGAACACAGCCCGGAGCGCGGCTCGTTCGCGGCCATCTTCCGGCCGGGCACGGCGCGGGAGCCGGGCCTGCTGCGCATCACGCTCTTCGCCAGCCTGCTCTCCGCCGGGGTCCAGGGCGGCTACTACACGCTGGCCACCTGGGTGCCGACGTATCTGAAGACCGAGCGCGGCCTGTCCGTCGTCGGCACCGGCGGCTATCTGGCGCTGCTGATCTCCGGGGCCTTCCTCGGCTATCTGGCGGGCGGCCACCTCACCGACAAGCTGGGCCGGCGCCGCACCATCTGGCTGTTCGCGCTGCTGTCGGCGGTCTGTGTGCTGGCCTACGCCAACATCCCGCCCGGCGCGGGCACCCTGCTGCTGGTGCTGGGCTTCCCGCTCGGCTTCTGCATGTCGGCCATCTTCAGCGGCTTCGGCTCCTACCTGAGCGAGCTGTACCCGACGCCGGTGCGCGGTACGGGACAGGGCTTCACGTACAACACCGGGCGCGCGGTGGGCGCGGTCTTCCCGACCCTGGTGGGCTTCCTGGCCGACAGCTGGGGCGTCGGCGCCGCGCTGGCCTTCGGCGCGGCGGGCTACGGGCTGGCGGCGCTGGCGCTGTTCGGGCTGCCGGAGACGCGCGGCCGTGACCTGGTGTGA
- a CDS encoding ankyrin repeat domain-containing protein, translating to MSEAPDPQVVELATKIFDLARQGRTEELVAYVDAGVPVGLTNDRGDCLLMLAAYHGHADAVRALLQRGADPDRINDRGQSPLAGAVFKGEAAVIQALLDGGADPAAGTPSAIDTARMFGKAELLELFGAH from the coding sequence ATGAGCGAAGCCCCCGACCCGCAGGTCGTGGAGCTGGCGACCAAGATCTTCGACCTGGCCAGGCAGGGCCGGACCGAGGAACTGGTCGCCTACGTCGACGCGGGCGTCCCGGTCGGGCTCACCAACGACCGCGGCGACTGCCTGCTGATGCTCGCCGCGTACCACGGGCACGCCGACGCCGTACGGGCGCTGCTCCAGCGCGGCGCCGACCCGGACCGGATCAACGACCGGGGGCAGTCCCCGCTCGCCGGAGCCGTGTTCAAGGGCGAGGCGGCGGTCATCCAGGCGCTGCTCGACGGCGGCGCCGACCCGGCCGCGGGCACGCCCTCGGCGATCGACACCGCCCGCATGTTCGGCAAGGCCGAACTGCTGGAACTGTTCGGCGCGCACTGA
- the pxpB gene encoding 5-oxoprolinase subunit PxpB yields MRALPVGAHALLVEADSAEQARALHAELLRRRAAGSLSAREIVPAARTVLLDGVDDPVRRAAELTATEPPPAPETTSAPVELPVHYDGPDLAEVAAHWGVSVREVAEIHAGTEFTVAFCGFAPGFGYLTGLPEHRYVPRRSTPRTAVPAGSVALAGPYTGVYPRASPGGWQLIGRTDAVLWDTAREPAALLAPGTRVRFTPVGAA; encoded by the coding sequence ATGAGGGCGCTGCCGGTGGGCGCGCACGCCCTGCTGGTGGAGGCCGACTCCGCCGAGCAGGCGCGCGCCCTGCACGCGGAGCTGCTGCGCCGGCGCGCGGCGGGCTCGCTGTCCGCCCGCGAGATCGTCCCGGCGGCCCGCACGGTCCTGCTGGACGGCGTGGACGACCCGGTACGCCGGGCCGCCGAACTCACCGCCACCGAGCCACCGCCCGCCCCCGAGACCACCTCCGCCCCGGTCGAACTCCCGGTGCACTACGACGGACCCGACCTCGCGGAAGTCGCCGCGCACTGGGGCGTGTCCGTACGCGAGGTGGCCGAGATCCACGCCGGTACGGAGTTCACGGTGGCCTTCTGCGGCTTCGCCCCCGGCTTCGGCTACCTCACCGGCCTGCCGGAGCACCGCTACGTGCCGCGCCGCTCCACCCCGCGCACGGCGGTCCCGGCCGGGTCGGTCGCGCTGGCCGGGCCGTACACCGGGGTGTATCCGCGTGCGTCGCCGGGCGGCTGGCAGCTGATCGGCCGTACGGACGCCGTGCTGTGGGACACCGCGCGGGAACCGGCCGCCCTGCTGGCGCCGGGTACGCGGGTGCGCTTCACCCCGGTGGGGGCGGCGTGA